In Candidatus Deferrimicrobiaceae bacterium, the following proteins share a genomic window:
- the glk gene encoding glucokinase, whose amino-acid sequence MRILAGDVGGTKTNLALYLREGSALRREELRSFPSGRYPALEAILAEFLAGSPGVDSVCIGVAGPVVSGRSRVTNLPWVVDGDSVKKAVGARRAYLINDLQATAFSVPFLSGESLAVLQGGEAEPRGTIAVIAAGTGLGAAFLVWGGAGYLPVASEAGHADFAPRDEREMRLFRYLKGRHGRASVERALSGPGLHAVYRFLRESEKMAESPEVVARLAAEDPPRVIAQEGISGGSDACREALRVFSSLYGAQAGNFALQVMAMGGVYLGGGIAPAILPALSEGPFLESFLAKGRFREFLARVPVRVIRDDKAALLGAARYAFAGEGVDG is encoded by the coding sequence TTGAGGATCCTTGCCGGAGACGTGGGAGGGACGAAGACGAATCTCGCGCTCTATCTCCGGGAAGGAAGCGCGCTGCGCCGGGAGGAGCTGCGGTCGTTCCCGAGCGGCCGGTACCCCGCTCTGGAAGCGATCCTCGCGGAGTTTCTCGCCGGCAGCCCCGGGGTCGACTCGGTCTGCATCGGCGTGGCGGGCCCGGTGGTGTCCGGGCGGAGTCGGGTGACCAACCTCCCCTGGGTCGTGGACGGGGATTCGGTGAAAAAGGCCGTCGGGGCGAGGCGCGCCTACTTGATCAACGACCTGCAGGCGACCGCCTTCTCCGTCCCGTTCCTTTCCGGGGAGAGCCTGGCCGTCCTCCAGGGCGGTGAGGCCGAGCCGCGGGGGACCATCGCGGTGATCGCCGCGGGGACCGGCCTCGGCGCGGCGTTCCTCGTGTGGGGCGGTGCGGGGTACCTGCCGGTCGCCTCGGAGGCCGGGCACGCCGATTTCGCCCCCCGGGACGAGCGGGAGATGCGGCTGTTCCGATACCTGAAGGGCCGGCACGGTCGCGCAAGCGTGGAGCGGGCGCTGTCGGGCCCCGGGCTGCATGCGGTCTACCGGTTCCTGCGCGAGTCCGAGAAGATGGCGGAATCCCCGGAGGTCGTTGCCCGTCTCGCCGCGGAGGACCCGCCGCGCGTCATCGCGCAGGAGGGGATCTCCGGGGGATCGGACGCATGCCGCGAGGCCCTCCGGGTCTTTTCCTCCCTCTACGGGGCGCAGGCGGGGAACTTCGCCCTCCAGGTGATGGCGATGGGCGGGGTGTACCTGGGAGGGGGGATCGCTCCCGCGATCCTGCCGGCGCTCTCGGAAGGACCGTTTCTCGAATCGTTCCTCGCCAAGGGGAGGTTCCGGGAATTTCTCGCGAGGGTGCCGGTCCGGGTGATCCGGGACGACAAGGCCGCGCTGCTCGGCGCGGCCCGGTACGCGTTCGCGGGGGAGGGGGTGGACGGTTGA
- a CDS encoding RpiB/LacA/LacB family sugar-phosphate isomerase codes for MTPARKPMRVVLAADHGGVAMKADLLRFLSGKGYAVRDLGTGTPDPVDYPDYGFAAAAAIRRGKADRAVLLCKSGIGMAIAANKSRGVRAALVSTVPDAVLSRRHNDANVLVMGALEIPPRRARRIVAAWLAAPFDGGRHRRRVEKIRRFEQVHWKD; via the coding sequence TTGACGCCGGCCCGAAAACCGATGCGGGTCGTCCTGGCCGCCGACCACGGGGGAGTGGCGATGAAGGCGGACCTTCTCCGGTTCCTTTCGGGCAAGGGGTACGCGGTCCGGGACCTGGGGACCGGTACCCCCGACCCGGTCGATTACCCCGATTACGGGTTCGCCGCCGCCGCGGCGATCCGGAGGGGGAAAGCCGACCGGGCCGTCCTTCTCTGCAAGTCCGGCATCGGGATGGCGATCGCCGCGAACAAGTCGAGGGGGGTGCGGGCGGCGCTGGTGTCGACCGTGCCGGACGCGGTGCTCTCCCGGCGCCACAACGACGCCAACGTGCTCGTCATGGGCGCGCTCGAGATCCCGCCCCGCAGGGCGCGCCGCATCGTGGCGGCGTGGCTCGCGGCCCCCTTCGACGGGGGGCGCCATCGCCGCCGGGTGGAAAAGATCCGGCGCTTTGAACAGGTCCACTGGAAGGATTAA